From one Pieris brassicae chromosome 5, ilPieBrab1.1, whole genome shotgun sequence genomic stretch:
- the LOC123709916 gene encoding uncharacterized protein LOC123709916 isoform X4 — protein MSDGDVSLIRDEDVLRRMWQQTEDFSRKKEIRAHMYRLREERLRNLYSPEPSLDTAKGCEFSSTQGHVKSFADQNFQSMKSKEVRDAGSPPKEFNYRGQDLKDLSNAGWNVESENRTTDDGHTRVKSVNANIEGRYDVDGGKGHFAAADHHKQAVTEYSDGNTNLKRNENYSNTSAHEQVERQTGDGTHIKSTSSSSTSASKFEQTSSTYESVPYQAHDNCDSHPQPFYDNNRNEEFTIKETLNTSNHNQTLRNDYEHGELLSRKIDYPDDNTKVIVETRCLPDGTKVTSTRREFRAPSAQTRRSEHHSEQIKSESKSTSYTSSQKKTQSNESSTKVIHKKSYNSNMQDIVDSQRNKDDLDFKNQDITDYADSSTRGIYNEKVRGSAKIEEQREFTKFCDSKSVHNHDVKEDTVSDSKDYVKKGTYVEDVNKSHERKQNNYNIADDSKNDFNKDVQNQEDIRFFHRDSTLENPAYKNEHRRPNETTSDSMMNHNKNQEDSQILKTSEEYVHKISKDCNVRENTESRSTHQYQKTYQTDYSHRKISTDLSPTHQAWASSLRSDTPPRSTARATSPGNKTYKSSTSSLRSSVSPDKIYKKSSSRSVSPNKIDRFPPTKNPTDQTVSKSQLSSSVLETKSNDTSDSIVKHLPKNKSPTRQLHSPERKSNSNEEKRSSVTPDKQTKTPRFSSNTRRSTSPIGNSASQPAGSRESPSNSSLSPDRHNQTSPTAKKSSKHETIDRQDTYTTSTSEYSKKDVKDETIIYDKRNITEQADNQPSYMRQTVSSSPKSNRSSSPTKQPYSEQKSPIKQLPSKSPDRQMYNVKKEHESFIKEESKINTSFSENITYNFENNTHQSPKPSPDRDYKRHVQPINDYDKILRTSISPTKEMVQSGVNNTQTENSGKSHQHFTTSESPKQDIVNRHKGKEKNNEPNKQPSRESSPIKKHESPDRISSKSNKEIAGYMQESRVKDNENKNRSSSPSADDTSISSNLLQKNDKFKQVVKTTDRTDKVLNSFDINIQAKSTTRSKESPRRSTSPKKHSSGTKNEQTHDFIETEIFNEEINKIPSKKSRTLHTPSTSPSRKPKSDETAPSTGQSTTTNSDFIQLTTKIESSATISKESIKTASNDSNKKEHERTPSPTKIPCRTPSPEKVINKENLPRKSSLKKPSFDNGNVTSLPKPPTSFLISPENEKTYDFEKEELPKDKPNTKSDKPMKIKPPLERRETYEERCRKILGMSDDNLTIETNTTHAISPKTSPSISPCESPVQIEENVFCDDNYGLVNIVDLTTKKSVPMPLKTETHKNDIPSEASWQKTPVESVIEHCQTLGNMPFKQIIASNESPVLQDPMPNKNPPQNSSLPFSKLPESKTLTDNDSENGLSFIETKYDNVHESTHLKSSNISEEVKLKETISECITSQQEQDILDRVQSSLRKLSPDRNRKPVEDNTFKKNNSKLPILHDKTTKDESINQNSKEIINTAYSEVYSEDKISEKKKLVTEKFVTGKNQIPSKPSSRNTSPIKKPLSPQNLTKATTETVKTRSTSPKKPMSPVEKKHVSPTERPQSPQVYKTTSTNTKDQHQKTSSSSTLKTERTDLKKATKSQSTRRASPTKINAIKVAAVNNNKSIDNENKSPQKLNYSPTLKKEIETKVIRTSSDISLKSPLKKVSPQRIKSKPEIQLNNVATNKIYKQNTRTVATKTHKSLIKQVPTKLPVSKPKSATALNTSMDDDDDIIIDVQQAKSSRENSPDRICPTPVGFSEDTGTPRFPDEVNEPDDEINKRSHNIIHEAESIVDDIVEICEEDELFVRAEESEMQKIQQKSLVTDKSTKSHSAQSKEMDSIISNKNQVHRDLIKGNLISDECLLSVSEKVNRFAKGPVISKDRSPSRNIREEYDRDTIYTDDYTKLSVNDKAHLFIETAENVKTTKPKSKQNPVRPDFSNVDESLKSDECLLSVSDKVNKFVKTAVDVSTDANAIEEKEKKIQEVHDNIMKQIVDDVEENLPEIENISVPSKHYKSIPGDNENPRTVKTSDDNFTKSITGSNKLKSDIKQSEKLGSVKITTLRSSEAVKKAKALFENIASTTKPKERTVNNRTTKLTDIGVSQKMPSTKTTQLTQDPKPTIQQTDYDEENTELSSRNRQNSPDKNQLPSSDIKKDNLPINRATSPLQRDKSPSIRPNSPHKSDKTSVVREKSPLPKSPRDKSPMARTKSPILREVSPISNVRSPIPQTATIVPKKVLSRLPVNEQVDSTTEQFTLENKREKSFDKLPGYQRPTKTSQIKEEKYVEEIEVSSRRGSGKFGVELRRTSADRSSVSSERRRSSVEHHQPCIEDIFDLDLLEQMLEKVVGYEQRRRIRAQIRVAKKKIETEETTKVIRNLRQSTSKVIKTKSPERLAQRSPERLPFSKKAYSPEAQNINAPNRASSPERQQKHIHKTGSPDCQHQLTTTAGIYNEQEKTQLPLSNGHDKQINKTSKVVRPQSPEKHIRTAPKTVRQSSSDKRRPVSPSKLTPKTKGNRFSEYASAYMKKVGLPETDKLKHKVQDIVESETKKMETNRIIDIHNVKTTKDRTSSKDIIEVQISGKKSPSPNRSFDRKIVPIQQQPHIQSSERETTFETPLEPSLQNSGRRPSQNRSPSPETKPTMKKDIKSTTFGIEKKVAQKQVHEEKPSWMTSRNLKKVTTESRTFSSKKIETDKPKYRPSSPSKAITKPIDVITSSYGPGPLDADGKPLFGIKALRNGATNYQVKGTVIRQEFHSRNGSEPEGTVSVTAYSTEPEDLEKLLQTQGEKPSRLHGLAAITTTKKFGGDTGTTFSEVATKEERAALEQFTHCDRRTTESQIDTHTDSLQRTDQRETIEIISNKSDTNKTKNQKRSHQLVQSSLKKDTKRDSDQKEIRSDRMQRAERRVEDRKTVRQSSVKSLTEKFIKNASETTKTERQVYPKAGLILRTAGMKDSVSSDSSAHAGLARTDSEQSLASVEDMITTTTTTTEELGDVLRTTTSVTKTGGHTQERSFLDSSTKVTGVQDILTRMKNADIVIEEGDSNEDSEARALLNKFLGATVLMAGMQNYVTESGPAKQERSKSEVDKFGGRQRDVDIEQCWDERVLRKLLDECTDYELRRRLRTRIRALMAEQEACASAVTEALAAAGETVESAETEEHQQAGEREEEEITNVTSSVRRNSTEHTVSSTTITNTKVIESRPVPKPVSPFAKFRQLEKQNSVNSPNSPKTPQSPGSPSQPYFKFTDPALQLSAVTIKERLLQWCRDKTRDYENVKLENFSTSWADGLAFCALLHHFLPDAFDYAQLTPDKRRHNFTLAFKIADEKAGIYPLLDVDDMVSMRKPDWKCVFTYVQSIHRRFKDEL, from the exons ATGTCTGACGGGGACGTGTCTTTAATTCGCGACGAAGACGTGTTACGGCGCATG TGGCAGCAGACGGAAGATTTCTCTCGGAAAAAAGAAATCCGCGCGCACATGTACCGGCTGCGGGAGGAACGCCTGCGCAACCTTTACTCGCCTGAACCCAGCCTCGATACTGCTAAAG GTTGTGAGTTCTCATCGACGCAGGGCCATGTGAAATCATTTGCAGACCAAAATTTCCAGTCAATGAAGAGCAAAGAGGTCCGTGACGCAGGTTCTCCGCCTAAGGAGTTCAACTACCGCGGCCAAG ATTTGAAGGACCTATCTAACGCTGGGTGGAATGTTGAATCTGAAAATAGAACAACCGACGATGGCCACACACGTGTGAAATCCGTTAATGCTAACATCGAAGGCCGTTACGACGTTGATGGAGGAAAAGGGCACTTTGCAGCTGCTGACCACCACAAACAAGCAGTTACTGAATACAGCGACGGTAATACGAACCTTAAACGCAATGAAAATTATTCCAACACGTCGGCTCATGAACAAGTAGAACGACAAACCGGTGATGGAACACACATCAAGTCTACGAGTAGTTCGTCTACTTCTGCGTCGAAGTTTGAACAAACTTCATCGACTTATGAATCAGTACCATATCAAGCACACGATAATTGTGACTCACATCCTCAACCATTCTATGATAACAATAGAAATGAAGAGTTCACAATTAAAGAGACGCTCAACACAAGTAACCACAATCAAACATTGAGAAATGACTACGAACATGGAGAACTGCTGTCGAGAAAAATTGACTATCCCGATGACAACACTAAAGTCATAGTAGAAACGAGGTGTCTTCCTGATGGTACTAAAGTTACAAGTACTCGACGAGAATTCCGAGCGCCAAGTGCTCAGACGAGACGCTCTGAACACCACTCAGAACAAATAAAAAGTGAAAGCAAATCGACTTCGTATACATCTTCCCAGAAGAAAACTCAATCAAATGAATCATCCACAaaagtaatacataaaaagTCATATAACTCCAATATGCAAGACATAGTCGATTCTCAAAGAAACAAAGATGACTtggattttaaaaatcaagatATAACTGATTATGCTGATAGTAGTACGCGTGGTATTTATAACGAGAAAGTCAGAGGATCTGCAAAAATTGAAGAACAAAGAGAATTCACGAAGTTTTGTGACAGTAAAAGTGTTCATAACCATGATGTTAAGGAGGATACTGTTTCTGACAGCAaagattatgtaaaaaaaggCACGTATGTAGAAGACgttaacaaaagtcatgaACGGAAacagaataattataatattgcaGATGATAGCAAAaacgattttaataaagatgTACAGAATCAAGAGGATATTCGATTTTTCCACAGAGATTCAACTCTGGAAAATCCTGCTTATAAAAATGAGCATCGTAGACCTAACGAAACCACTTCTGATAGTATGAtgaatcataataaaaaccaAGAAGATTCTCAGATACTTAAAACCTCTGAAGAATATGTAcacaaaatatcaaaagacTGCAACGTCAGAGAGAATACAGAATCAAGGTCCACACATCAGTATCAAAAAACATATCAAACTGATTATAGCCATCGTAAAATAAGTACTGATTTAAGCCCAACTCATCAGGCATGGGCCAGTTCACTTCGATCAGATACTCCCCCACGCTCCACAGCTAGGGCTACTTCACCCggaaacaaaacatataagTCTAGTACATCTTCATTAAGAAGCAGTGTAAGCcctgataaaatatataaaaaatcgtcGAGCCGCAGTGTAAGTCCCAATAAAATTGATAGGTTTCCCCCAACAAAGAATCCAACTGATCAAACTGTTTCTAAATCTCAGTTGTCTTCTTCTGTTCTGGAAACTAAGTCAAATGATACCTCTGatagtattgtaaaacacCTTCCAAAAAACAAATCACCAACACGTCAACTACATAGCCCTGAAAGAAAATCAAACAGCAATGAAGAAAAAAGATCAAGCGTAACTCcagataaacaaacaaaaacaccACGATTTTCGTCAAATACGCGACGTAGTACTAGTCCAATAGGAAACAGCGCATCTCAACCTGCTGGTAGTCGTGAATCGCCCAGTAATAGTTCTCTAAGTCCTGACAGACATAATCAAACATCTCCAACGGcaaaaaaatcttcaaaacATGAAACTATAGATAGACAAGATACATACACAACATCGACATCAGAATATTCTAAAAAGGATGTTAAAGATGAAACAATCATATATGATAAACGAAATATTACTGAACAGGCAGATAATCAGCCAAGTTATATGAGACAGACTGTATCTAGCTCGCCTAAAAGTAACCGTTCTTCATCGCCTACAAAGCAACCATATAGTGAACAAAAATCTCCCATAAAGCAATTGCCTTCTAAAAGCCCGGATAGGCAGATGTATAATGTCAAGAAGGAGCACGAAAGTTTTATTAAGGaagaaagtaaaataaataccagCTTTAGTgaaaacattacatataatttcgAAAACAATACTCATCAAAGTCCAAAGCCTTCGCCTGATCGTGATTATAAAAGACACGTTCAGCCTATAAATgattatgataaaatattaagaactTCGATTAGTCCCACAAAAGAAATGGTGCAATCAGGAGTTAACAATACACAAACAGAAAATTCAGGAAAATCACATCAACATTTTACTACAAGTGAAAGCCCAAAACAAGATATTGTAAATCGGCATAaaggaaaagaaaaaaataatgagcCTAACAAGCAACCTTCTAGAGAATCATCGCCTATTAAAAAACATGAGAGCCCTGACAGAATAAGTTCCAAATCGAACAAAGAAATAGCTGGATATATGCAAGAATCTCGTGTTAAAGACAACGAAAATAAGAATCGATCATCTAGCCCTAGTGCCGATGATACGTCGATATCTTCAAACCTACTtcaaaaaaatgataaatttaaacaagtgGTGAAAACTACTGATAGAACAGATAAAGTATTGAATAGTTTTGACATAAATATTCAGGCTAAATCAACAACTCGCTCAAAAGAATCTCCTCGTCGAAGCACTTCTCCAAAAAAGCATTCATCAGGTACTAAGAATGAGCAAACCCACGACTTTATTGAAAcggaaatatttaatgaagaaattaataaaataccttCAAAAAAATCTCGTACTCTTCACACACCATCAACAAGCCCATCCAGAAAACCGAAATCAGATGAGACTGCTCCTTCTACAGGACAAAGCACCACCACTAATAGCGATTTCATACAGTTGACAACAAAGATAGAATCTTCGGCAACTATTTCCAAAGAATCTATCAAAACAGCATCAAATGATTCGAATAAAAAAGAACACGAAAGAACTCCATCTCCTACTAAAATTCCATGTAGAACTCCTTCTCCAGAGAAAGTAATCAACAAGGAAAACCTTCCCCGTAAAAGTTCCCTGAAAAAGCCTTCTTTTGATAACGGTAATGTAACGTCACTGCCAAAACCACCAACAAGTTTCCTTATTTCTCCAGAGAATGAAAAAACTTATGATTTTGAAAAAGAAGAATTGCCAAAAGACAAGCCAAATACAAAATCTGATAAACCTATGAAGATTAAGCCACCGCTTGAAAGACGTGAAACATACGAAGAAAGGTGCAGAAAGATATTAGGTATGTCAGATGACAACCTAACTATAGAAACAAATACTACACATGCAATATCGCCTAAAACATCACCTAGCATTTCACCTTGTGAAAGTCCTGTTCAGATAGAAGAAAACGTTTTTTGCGATGATAACTATGGGTTAGTTAATATTGTAGACTTAACTACTAAAAAATCCGTCCCAATGCCGCTTAAAACAGAAACTCATAAAAATGATATACCTAGTGAAGCAAGTTGGCAAAAAACACCCGTAGAATCTGTAATCGAACACTGTCAAACTTTAGGAAATATgccatttaaacaaataatcgCATCGAATGAAAGTCCCGTACTTCAGGATCCAATGCCAAACAAAAACCCGCCACAAAATTCTAGTTTACCCTTCTCTAAGCTTCCAGAATCTAAAACCCTAACAGATAATGATTCTGAAAATGGACTTagttttattgaaacaaaGTATGATAATGTACATGAAAGTACTCACTTAAAGTCTAGTAATATTTCAGAAGAAGTTAAACTAAAAGAAACTATTTCTGAATGTATCACTTCACAACAAGAGCAAGATATATTAGATCGAGTTCAATCCTCTCTCCGGAAACTATCTCCTGATCGCAATAGGAAGCCAGTGGAAGACAatacttttaagaaaaataattcaaagttGCCTATACTTCATGATAAAACTACAAAAGATGAAtctataaatcaaaattccaaagaaattattaatactgcATATTCTGAAGTATATTCTGAAGATAAAATAAGTGAGAAAAAAAAGTTGGTTACCGAAAAGTTTGTTACCGGTAAAAACCAGATTCCAAGCAAGCCTTCATCAAGGAATACTTCACCTATAAAAAAACCACTGAGTCCACAGAATTTGACAAAAGCTACAACAGAAACTGTGAAAACGAGGAGTACTTCTCCAAAGAAACCTATGTCACCAGTAGAGAAGAAACATGTTTCACCAACAGAAAGACCTCAATCGCCACAAGTTTATAAAACAACAAGTACGAATACTAAAGATCAACATCAAAAAACTTCTTCGTCGTCAACACTTAAAACTGAAAGGACTGATCTAAAAAAGGCAACTAAATCACAAAGCACAAGGAGAGCATCACCAACTAAAATCAATGCAATTAAGGTTGCTGcagttaacaataataaatcaatagacAATGAGAATAAATCACCgcaaaagttaaattattcaccaactttaaaaaaagaaattgaaacAAAAGTAATACGAACTTCTAGTGACATTAGTTTGAAGTCACCATTAAAGAAAGTATCACCACAaagaataaaatcaaaacctGAAATTCAACTAAATAATGTAGccacaaacaaaatatataaacagaaTACACGCACAGTTGCTACCAAAACACATAAATCATTAATCAAGCAAGTGCCCACTAAATTGCCTGTCAGCAAACCTAAATCAGCAACCGCGTTGAATACTTCAATGGATGATGATGACGATATTATCATTGACGTGCAACAAGCGAAATCGTCTAGGGAAAACTCTCCCGATCGTATCTGTCCCACGCCTGTCGGCTTTTCTGAAGATACTGGAACTCCACGTTTTCCAGATGAGGTAAATGAACCCgatgatgaaataaataaacgctCACATAACATTATTCATGAAGCCGAATCTATTGTTGATGATATAGTGGAAATATGTGAAGAAGATGAATTATTTGTTAGAGCTGAAGAAAGCGAAATGCAAAAAATTCAGCAAAAATCGCTTGTTACTGACAAATCAACAAAATCACATTCTGCACAATCTAAAGAAATGGATTCTattatttctaacaaaaatCAAGTTCATCGTGATTTGATCAAAGGAAATTTAATATCTGACGAATGCTTACTATCTGTATCGGAAAAAGTTAACAGATTTGCTAAAGGACCCGTTATATCTAAAGATAGGAGTCCGTCTCGCAATATAAGAGAAGAATATGATAGAGATACTATTTATACTGATGATTACACTAAATTAAGTGTTAATGATAAAGCCCACCTTTTCATTGAAACCGctgaaaatgtaaaaacaacGAAACCCAAGTCAAAACAAAATCCAGTGCGGCCGGATTTTTCGAATGTAGATGAATCTTTAAAAAGCGATGAATGTCTCTTAAGTGTTTCTGACAAAGTTAATAAGTTTGTTAAAACAGCAGTGGATGTATCTACAGATGCAAACGCAATtgaagaaaaagaaaagaaaattcaGGAAGTAcatgataatattatgaaacaaattgTTGATGATGTCGAAGAAAATTTACctgaaatagaaaatatttccgTGCCTTCTAAACATTATAAGTCCATACCTGGAGACAATGAAAACCCACGGACAGTTAAAACATCTGACGATAACTTTACAAAATCGATAACGGgctcaaataaattaaaatctgatATAAAACAATCTGAAAAACTTGGATCAGTAAAAATAACAACTTTGCGTAGCAGTGAAGCTGTTAAAAAGGCAAAAGCCTTGTTTGAAAATATTGCATCAACTACAAAACCTAAAGAAAGAACAGTTAACAACAGAACAACAAAATTGACCGATATAGGCGTGTCACAGAAAATGCCATCAACTAAAACAACGCAACTAACACAAGATCCAAAACCAACCATTCAACAAACAGATTATGACGAAGAAAACACAGAATTGAGTTCACGCAATCGGCAAAATTCACCTGATAAAAACCAGTTACCAAGCTCCgacataaaaaaagataatctGCCTATAAACAGAGCCACATCACCTCTACAAAGAGATAAATCGCCTAGTATCCGGCCAAATTCGCCTCATAAAAGTGATAAGACATCAGTCGTAAGAGAAAAATCCCCATTGCCCAAATCACCTAGAGATAAATCACCAATGGCAAGAACAAAATCGCCCATACTGAGAGAAGTATCACCCATAAGTAATGTACGGTCACCGATACCCCAAACAGCAACTATCGTgccaaaaaaagttttatctcGCCTTCCCGTAAATGAACAAGTCGATTCGACGACAGAGCAATTTACCCTGGAAAACAAACGAGAAAAATCTTTTGACAAGCTTCCTGGCTACCAACGGCCAACAAAGACGAGTCAAATTAAAGAAGAGAAATATGTAGAGGAAATCGAAGTGAGTAGTAGACGTGGAAGTGGAAAATTTGGTGTGGAACTACGCAGGACCAGTGCGGATAGGTCTTCTGTCAGTAGTGAACGACGACGCAGCAGTGTCGAACATCATCAACCCTGTATAGAGGATATATTCGATTTGGACCTTCTAGAACAAATG tTGGAAAAAGTAGTGGGGTATGAACAAAGGCGACGTATACGAGCTCAAATACGTGTCGCAAAGAAAAAGATTGAAACAGAGGAAACTACTAAAGTTATAAGAAACTTAAGACAGTCAACatcaaaagttattaaaactaaatcacCTGAACGACTAGCACAACGTTCTCCAGAAAGATTGCCATTTTCAAAGAAAGCTTACTCACCTGAAGCGCAAAATATAAATGCCCCTAATAGAGCATCTTCTCCTGAACGCCAACAAAAACATATCCACAAGACAGGCTCACCTGATTGTCAACATCAGTTGACTACTACAGCAGGTATTTATAATGAACAGGAAAAAACACAGTTGCCATTAAGTAACGGTCACGATAAACAAATCAACAAAACTAGCAAAGTTGTTAGACCTCAAAGTCCAGAAAAGCACATACGAACTGCTCCAAAGACTGTACGTCAATCTAGTTCAGATAAAAGAAGGCCTGTGTCACCTAGTAAACTGACTCCGAAAACAAAAGGGAATCGTTTTAGCGAATACGCCTCGGCATATATGAAAAAAGTAGGGCTACCTGAAACCGACAAGTTAAAACACAAGGTTCAGGATATTGTTGAAtctgaaacaaagaaaatgGAAACTAATCGTATTATAGATATTCATAATGTGAAAACAACAAAAGATCGCACGTCATCCAAGGATATTATCGAAGTCCAAATCTCGGGCAAGAAGTCTCCATCACCTAATCGTTCTTTCGATCGTAAGATTGTTCCTATACAACAACAGCCACATATTCAAAGTTCAGAAAGGGAGACAACATTTGAAACGCCCTTGGAACCATCGCTTCAGAACTCTGGACGACGACCAAGTCAAAATCGGTCTCCCAGTCCGGAAACAAAACCAACTAtgaaaaaagatataaaatcaACAACATTCGGTATCGAAAAAAAAGTAGCGCAGAAGCAGGTACATGAGGAGAAACCATCTTGGATGACCAGCAGAAATCTGAAAAAGGTTACTACCGAGTCTCGTACGTTCAGCAGTAAAAAGATAGAAACAGACAAACCTAAGTACCGGCCTAGTAGTCCTTCGAAGGCGATCACAAAACCCATCGACGTTATTACTTCCAGCTACGGCCCGGGTCCTCTGGATGCCGATGGCAAACCTCTCTTCGGTATCAAAGCACTGAGAAACGGAGCTACCAACTATCAAG TGAAAGGAACGGTCATTCGTCAAGAGTTCCATTCGCGCAACGGCAGTGAACCTGAAGGTACGGTCTCGGTAACCGCCTACTCCACGGAGCCTGAGGATTTGGAAAAGCTGCTGCAGACCCAGGGAGAGAAACCCTCCCGACTACATGGCCTTGCTGCCATCACGACGACAAAAAAATTTGGCGGTGACACTGGGACCACATTCAGTGAAGTGGCAACT AAAGAGGAGCGCGCGGCTTTAGAGCAGTTCACTCATTGCGACAGACGTACCACAGAGAGCCAGATAGACACACATACGGACTCTCTTCAAAGGACAGATCAGAGAGAAACAATAGAAATAATCTCGAACAAGAGCGACACAAACAAGACGAAGAATCAAAAACGGAGCCATCAATTGGTTCAGTCAAGTCTTAAAAAGGATACGAAAAGGGATTCTGATCAAAAAGAAATTCGCTCCGACAGAATGCAGAGGGCAGAGAGACGAGTCGAGGATAGGAAGACGGTCCGCCAGAGTTCTGTCAAGTCGCTCACCGAGAAGTTCATCAAAAACGCAA GTGAGACGACAAAGACCGAGCGCCAGGTGTACCCCAAGGCGGGCTTGATTTTGCGCACCGCCGGTATGAAGGACAGCGTTTCCAGTGATTCTTCTGCTCACGCTG GTTTAGCGCGTACGGACAGCGAGCAAAGCTTGGCGTCTGTGGAGGACATGATAACCACAACGACCACGACCACAGAGGAGCTCGGGGATGTGCTCAGGACGACCACATCTGTCACTAAAACCGGTGGCCACACACAGGAGCGGTCTTTTCTGGACAGCTCTACTAAAGTCACTGGTGTTCAAGATATTCTTACCAGAATGAAGAATGCTGACATTG TGATAGAGGAAGGTGACAGTAACGAGGACAGCGAAGCCCGTGCGCTTCTCAACAAGTTCTTGGGCGCCACCGTACTGATGGCTGGCATGCAGAACTATGTTACCGAGAGTGGTCCCGCTAAGCag